The proteins below come from a single Triticum aestivum cultivar Chinese Spring chromosome 5D, IWGSC CS RefSeq v2.1, whole genome shotgun sequence genomic window:
- the LOC123124767 gene encoding zinc finger MYM-type protein 1-like produces MKRNGAILDLFRKHEEKARKIATEHHTEVIENVRCPNSPPPIHSDTDMDTDTEIDVEIEDATPSLPSPQQPSAHVFSGDPGKRTPILEYAFNDQDSVRRRYIAKTACRPYAHAFQVRKIYGKNRHFSFVWFEKYSWLEYSVSKEAAYCFVCYLFKGKTNGGPRGDAFVKTGWRNWNKPDALDKHMGGIGSIHNQAQEKYNLFVTPQTSICNTMVRVSKHDLRLYKARLTYSLRCLRFLLNQGLAFRGHDESEESSNRGNFLELLKWLAENDEEVDKIVLHNAPGNCILTSPTIQKQIIECCAVLTTKQIIEDLGDEHYAILADESSDASHKEQLAICIRYVDKVGKGCERFLGVVHVANTTSLSLKAAIESLLTDHHLTLTQIRGQGYDGASNMKGEIKGLKTLIMKDSPSAYYIHCFAHQLQLVLIAVAKGNEPCKWFFDHVSYLLNIVGVSCKRHDMLRDVRAQKVLEALEMGEIESGSGLNQEMGLARPGDTRWGSHFRTILHIITMYPTILEVLDTIGKDPSQSGEWTRIRAVAFALESYDFVFNLHVMLVILSHTNELSQSLQKRDQDIVNAMALVSLAKNKMRHMRSHGWEEFLAKVTLFCNKHGIEVPTPEDNYVPHGRSPRYYQVQTNDDRYRRSISWYP; encoded by the coding sequence ATGAAGAGGAACGGTGCCATTCTGGACCTTTTTCGAAAACATGAAGAGAAAGCGAGGAAGATTGCTACTGAACATCACACTGAAGTTATTGAAAATGTGCGGTGTCCTAATTCCCCACCTCCAATCCATTCCGATACGGACATGGATACAGATACTGAGATCGATGTTGAAATTGAAGATGCAACACCAAGTCTTCCATCACCCCAACAGCCAAGTGCACATGTCTTTTCAGGTGATCCAGGGAAAAGAACTCCTATTTTAGAGTATGCTTTTAATGATCAAGATAGTGTTCGAAGAAGATACATTGCAAAAACTGCATGCCGACCATATGCACATGCTTTTCAAGTCAGGAAAATCTATGGTAAAAATCGACACTTTAGTTTTGTTTGGTTTGAAAAGTACAGTTGGCTAGAATATAGTGTCTCAAAGGAAGCAGCATATTGCTTTGTGTGCTATTTGTTCAAAGGGAAAACTAATGGGGGGCCTAGGGGTGATGCCTTTGTTAAAACTGGTTGGAGAAATTGGAACAAACCTGATGCACTGGACAAACATATGGGCGGTATTGGTAGCATTCACAACCAAGCTCAAGAGAAGTACAATTTATTTGTGACGCCTCAAACGTCAATTTGTAATACCATGGTGAGGGTGTCTAAACATGATCTGCGTCTTTACAAGGCTAGGCTAACTTATTCACTAAGATGCTTGAGGTTTCTTTTGAACCAAGGATTGGCATTTCGTGGACATGATGAGAGTGAAGAATCTAGCAATAGGGGGAACTTTCTTGAACTTCTAAAATGGCTTGCAGAAAATGATGAAGAAGTTGATAAGATTGTTTTGCACAATGCTCCTGGAAACTGCATCTTGACTAGTCCAACGATACAAAAACAAATTATTGAATGTTGTGCTGTGCTAACTACAAAACAAATTattgaagatcttggtgatgagcACTATGCGATCCTAGCTGATGAGTCTAGTGATGCATCTCATAAAGAGCAACTTGCTATTTGCATACGTTATGTTGATAAAGTTGGAAAGGGGTGTGAGAGGTTTCTTGGAGTTGTTCATGTTGCCAACACAACTTCCTTGTCACTTAAAGCTGCAATTGAATCTTTGCTTACCGATCATCATTTGACTCTTACTCAAATCCGTGGGCAAGGATATGACGGGGCTAGCAACATGAAAGGAGAGATTAAAGGGTTGAAAACATTGATCATGAAAGACTCGCCCTCTGCTTATTACATTCATTGCTTTGCACATCAACTTCAATTGGTTCTTATTGCCGTGGCAAAGGGAAATGAACCATGTAAATGGTTTTTTGATCATGTTTCTTACTTGCTGAATATTGTTGGAGTTTCTTGCAAGCGTCATGACATGCTTCGAGATGTTAGAGCTCAAAAGGTTCTGGAAGCACTTGAAATGGGTGAAATTGAAAGTGGAAGTGGGTTAAATCAAGAGATGGGATTAGCTAGACCTGGTGATACTCGGTGGGGTTCTCATTTTCGAACCATTCTGCACATTATTACCATGTACCCCACAATACTAGAAGTACTTGATACTATTGGAAAAGATCCTTCACAAAGTGGTGAGTGGACAAGAATACGTGCAGTGGCTTTTGCCTTGGAGTCATATGACTTTGTTTTCAATCTTCACGTGATGCTTGTTATTCTTAGCCACACTAATGAGTTGTCTCAGTCATTGCAAAAGAGAGATCAAGATATTGTTAATGCAATGGCACTTGTTAGTTTGGCAAAGAATAAAATGCGACATATGAGGTCTCATGGCTGGGAAGAATTTCTTGCAAAGGTGACATTGTTTTGCAACAAACATGGCATTGAAGTTCCTACACCAGAGGATAATTATGTGCCTCATGGAAGATCACCTCGGTATTATCAAGTGCAAACAAATGATGATCGTTATAGAAGAAGTATATCTTGGTATCCTTGA